One region of Centropristis striata isolate RG_2023a ecotype Rhode Island chromosome 3, C.striata_1.0, whole genome shotgun sequence genomic DNA includes:
- the pank4 gene encoding 4'-phosphopantetheine phosphatase, with protein sequence MAECVGLHSSSSSHTMDKSITLPPDEIFRNLENAKRFAIDIGGSLTKLAYYSTVQHKVAKVRSFDHTTKEATSDELYEISVQEEVTARLHFIKFENAYIETCLDFIKDHLVNTETKVIKATGGGAHKFKELIERKLGLKVDKEDEMTCLIKGCNFVLRNIPHEAFVYAKHADSEFRFQTTQPDIFPYLLVNIGSGVSIVKVESEDKFERIGGSSIGGGTFWGLGALLTKTKRFDELLQLASKGQHTSVDMLVKDIYGGSYGSLGLTGDLIASSFGKSATADKEFSKEDMAKSLLHMISNDIGQLACLYAKLHNLSRVYFGGFFIRGHPVTMHTITYSINFFTKGEVQALFLRHEGYLGAIGAFLKGAEEDNPNQYSWGENYAGSSGLMSVSPDMNPMQRARSGTFDMLEMDRLERKLVNLPLLQDASSYIPDTMDLTEDAVAREYWLYCFEEALDGVVKRAVASQPDMPEAAERAEKFRQKYRHKLQTLRHQPFAYGSLTVRSLLDTREHCLNEFNFPDPYSKIKQRENDVALKYYQKAVKSLEELSWEERQFALVRGVLAGNVFDWGAKAVSDVLESDPEFGFEHAKQQLEERPWLVDSYDQWFERLKGPPHKCALFFVDNSGVDIILGVMPFVRELLSRGTEVVLASNSGPALNDVTNGELQILTESIAAMDPVIHAGLKEDRLTLVQSGSSSPCLDLSRLDKVLAMVVRERKTDLVIIEGMGRAIHTNYYAMLSCESLKMAVIKNSWLADRLGGKLFSVVFKYELPASSQHPTAPTPS encoded by the exons GAGGCTACCAGTGACGAGCTCTATGAAATCTCCGTGCAGGAAGAGGTCACAGCCCGCCTGCACTTCATCAAGTTTGAAAATGCCTACATCGAAACATGCTTGGACTTCATCAAAGACCACCTGGTCAACACGGAAACCAAAGTCATCAAAGCCACAGGTGGAGGGGCGCACAAGTTTAAAGAGCTCATCGAGAGGAAGCTTGGACTCAA AGTTGACAAAGAGGATGAGATGACCTGCCTCATTAAGGGCTGTAACTTTGTGCTGAGGAACATCCCGCACGAGGCCTTCGTCTACGCCAAGCACGCCGACTCAGAGTTCCGCTTTCAGACGACTCAGCCGGACATCTTCCCCTACCTGCTGGTCAACATCGGCTCCGGGGTCTCCATAGTCAAG GTTGAGTCAGAGGACAAATTTGAGCGAATCGGAGGAAGCTCCATAGGAGGAGGGACGTTCTGGGGCCTTGGAGCTTTACTCACCAAAACAAAG AGATTTGACGAGTTGCTCCAGCTGGCCTCAAAAGGGCAACACACCAGTGTTGATATGCTCGTCAAAGATATCTACGGAGGATCTTACGGGTCTTTGGGCTTGACTGGAGATCTTATCGCGAGCAGTTTTGGAAAATCTGCTACTGCTGACAAAG AGTTCTCTAAAGAAGACATGGCCAAGAGCCTCCTCCACATGATCAGTAACGACATCGGGCAGCTGGCCTGTCTGTACGCCAAACTGCACAACCTGTCCAGAGTTTACTTCGGAGGCTTCTTCATCAGAGGACACCCAGTCACCATGCACACCATCACCTACAGCATCAACTTCTTCACCAAG ggTGAAGTTCAGGCTCTGTTCCTAAGACATGAAGGCTATCTCGGAGCCATTGGAGCATTTCTtaaaggagcagaggaggaca ATCCGAACCAGTACAGCTGGGGAGAGAACTATGCGGGCAGCTCAGGCCTGATGAGCGTCTCTCCAGATATGAACCCCATGCAGCGTGCACGCAGCGGAACG TTCGACATGCTGGAGATGGACCGTCTGGAGAGGAAGCTGGTGAACCTGCCTCTGCTGCAGGACGCCTCGTCTTACATCCCCGACACCATGGACCTGACAGAGGACGCTGTGGCCCGCGAATACTGGCTCTACTGCTTTGAGGAGGCTCTAGACGGG GTGGTAAAGAGAGCAGTAGCGAGCCAGCCTGACATGCCCGAGGCGGCGGAGCGAGCCGAGAAGTTCCGCCAGAAATACAGACACAAGCTTCAGACCCTCCGCCACCAGCCTTT TGCTTATGGATCCCTCACTGTCAGAAGTCTGTTAGACACGAGGGAACACTGTTTAAACGAGTTCAACTTTCCTGATCCCTACTCTAAG ATTAAACAGAGGGAAAATGACGTGGCTCTCAAGTACTACCAGAAGGCGGTGAAGTCCCTGGAGGAGCTGAGCTGGGAGGAGAGGCAGTTTGCTCTGGTCAGGGGCGTCCTGGCCGGGAATGTCTTCGACTGGGGAGCCAAGGCCGTGTCAGA CGTCCTTGAGTCTGATCCTGAGTTTGGGTTTGAACACGCCAAACAACAGTTGGAAG AGCGGCCGTGGCTCGTCGACTCCTACGACCAGTGGTTCGAGAGACTGAAG GGTCCTCCTCATAAGTGTGCCTTGTTTTTCGTAGATAATAGTGGAGTAGACATCATTCTAGGTGTGATGCCTTTTGTCAGAGAGCTTCTCTCTCGAGGAACAGAG GTCGTGTTGGCCAGCAACTCTGGTCCGGCTTTAAATGACGTGACCAACGGAGAGCTGCAGATATTAACTGAGAGCATCGCTGCCATGGACCCAGTCATTCA CGCTGGTCTGAAGGAGGACCGCCTGACGTTGGTCCAAAGTGGTTCCAGTTCCCCCTGTCTGGATCTGAG CCGTCTGGACAAAGTTCTGGCGATGGTGGTGCGGGAGCGGAAGACCGACCTGGTGATCATCGAGGGGATGGGCCGCGCCATCCACACCAACTACTACGCCATGCTGAGCTGCGAGAGCCTGAAGATGGCCGTCATCAAGAACTCGTGGCTGGCCGACCGGCTCGGTGGGAAGCTGTTTAGCGTCGTCTTCAAGTACGAGCTGCCGGCGTCCAGCCAGCACCCCACGGCTCCCACGCCCTCGTGA